Proteins from one Paraburkholderia sp. BL10I2N1 genomic window:
- a CDS encoding DUF72 domain-containing protein, with the protein MEEGEHGADAQLLRANEGENEAPQLDLFGMPVAAPASDLPMASVRATTSPTGPSSREAASAFASSTLWHEEPTLSATPAPASPPADKPKRRARDVVAAIPSADVLAVADALPPQVHLGTSSWSFPGWSGIVYGDDYSNSKLSRDGLAAYGSHPLLRTVSIDRSFYAPLTLADYLRYARQVPDHFRFIVKAPQSVTDATVRAERGEPVSLNPCFLNAQIAIDDFVRPCLDGLGARAGALVFQFSPLPDEMLAEPAIFIDRLSAFLAALPRLPEGGACYAVEIRDACLLTPRFIRALRAAGVRYCVGIHARMPDPLRQAAALALLDGEPAGPLIVRWSLHGGFKYEQAKAKYDPFNRLVDEDPTTRTALAELAARYALAGWPVLIAANNKAEGSAPLTCVKLGEAIVEACTRLREESA; encoded by the coding sequence ATGGAAGAAGGCGAGCACGGCGCAGACGCACAACTGCTTCGGGCAAACGAAGGGGAAAACGAGGCGCCGCAGCTCGATCTGTTCGGGATGCCGGTGGCGGCACCGGCATCCGATTTGCCAATGGCGTCAGTCCGCGCGACGACTTCGCCGACCGGACCGTCTTCGCGCGAAGCAGCAAGCGCTTTTGCTTCTTCAACGCTCTGGCACGAAGAGCCTACTCTCTCCGCGACGCCGGCTCCGGCCTCTCCTCCTGCTGATAAACCGAAGCGCCGTGCGCGCGACGTCGTCGCCGCCATTCCTTCTGCAGATGTACTCGCCGTAGCTGACGCCCTGCCGCCGCAGGTTCATCTCGGCACCTCGTCATGGTCGTTTCCCGGCTGGAGCGGGATCGTCTACGGTGACGACTACAGCAACAGCAAGCTTTCGCGCGATGGACTCGCGGCCTACGGTTCGCATCCGCTGCTGCGCACGGTGAGTATCGACCGGTCGTTCTACGCGCCCTTGACGCTCGCCGACTACCTGCGCTACGCCCGTCAGGTACCGGATCATTTCCGCTTTATCGTGAAGGCGCCGCAGTCGGTCACCGACGCAACCGTGCGGGCCGAACGCGGCGAGCCGGTCTCACTGAACCCGTGTTTTCTGAATGCACAGATCGCGATCGACGACTTCGTGCGCCCCTGTCTCGATGGCCTGGGTGCCAGGGCCGGCGCGCTGGTGTTCCAGTTTTCGCCGCTGCCCGACGAGATGCTGGCCGAGCCAGCGATTTTCATCGACCGCCTGAGCGCCTTTCTCGCCGCGCTGCCGCGACTGCCGGAGGGCGGAGCGTGCTACGCGGTCGAAATCCGCGACGCCTGCCTGCTGACACCGCGTTTCATCCGCGCGTTGCGCGCGGCGGGCGTCCGTTACTGCGTGGGAATTCATGCGCGGATGCCGGATCCGCTGCGTCAGGCAGCCGCGCTCGCGTTGCTGGATGGCGAACCAGCCGGTCCGCTGATCGTGCGCTGGAGCCTGCACGGCGGCTTCAAATATGAGCAGGCGAAGGCGAAATACGATCCGTTCAACCGTCTCGTCGACGAAGATCCGACGACCCGCACCGCGCTTGCCGAACTGGCGGCCCGCTACGCGCTGGCGGGCTGGCCGGTGCTGATCGCCGCGAACAACAAGGCGGAAGGTTCAGCGCCGCTGACCTGCGTGAAACTCGGCGAAGCGATCGTCGAGGCCTGCACCCGTTTGCGCGAAGAAAGCGCCTGA
- the kynA gene encoding tryptophan 2,3-dioxygenase: MTDHMQRPDDQPARGCPFGHGAAVGTHSAAAAGGAHAPHVPGGGEGWHDAQLDFSESMSYGDYLSLGSILSAQHPLSPDHNEMLFIIQHQTSELWMKLGLYELRAALAAVCRDDLPPAFKMLARLSRILEQLVQAWSVLATMTPSEYTAMRPYLGASSGFQSYQYRQLEFLLGNKNEQMLKPHAHRPDVLAEVRATLEAPSFYDEVIRLLARRGFAIAPERLNRDWTEPTQHDASVEAAWLEVYRNPSQHWELYEMAEELVDLEDAFRQWRFRHVTTVERIIGFKQGTGGTSGAPYLRKMLDVVLFPELWHVRTLL; encoded by the coding sequence ATGACCGATCATATGCAACGACCTGATGACCAACCGGCACGCGGGTGCCCATTCGGCCACGGCGCCGCTGTGGGTACGCATTCAGCGGCGGCCGCCGGCGGCGCGCACGCGCCGCATGTTCCCGGAGGTGGAGAAGGCTGGCACGACGCGCAGCTCGACTTCTCGGAGTCGATGAGCTATGGCGACTATCTGTCGCTCGGGTCGATCCTCTCGGCGCAGCATCCGCTCTCGCCCGATCACAATGAGATGCTCTTCATCATCCAGCATCAAACCAGCGAACTATGGATGAAACTCGGGCTGTACGAACTGCGCGCCGCGCTGGCCGCTGTCTGTCGCGACGACCTGCCGCCCGCGTTCAAGATGCTGGCGCGCCTGTCGCGCATTCTCGAACAGCTGGTGCAGGCGTGGAGCGTGCTCGCGACCATGACCCCGTCCGAATACACCGCGATGCGGCCCTACCTGGGCGCTTCATCGGGCTTCCAGTCGTACCAGTACCGGCAACTGGAGTTCCTGCTCGGCAACAAGAACGAACAGATGCTGAAGCCCCATGCGCACCGGCCCGATGTACTTGCGGAAGTGCGCGCGACGCTCGAAGCGCCGTCGTTCTACGACGAGGTCATCCGCCTGCTCGCGCGGCGCGGCTTTGCAATTGCGCCGGAACGGCTGAACCGGGACTGGACCGAGCCGACGCAGCACGATGCATCGGTCGAAGCGGCCTGGCTGGAGGTCTATCGCAATCCCTCGCAGCATTGGGAGCTGTACGAGATGGCCGAAGAGCTCGTCGATCTCGAGGACGCGTTTCGCCAATGGCGGTTCCGGCACGTGACGACCGTCGAGCGGATCATCGGATTCAAGCAGGGCACCGGCGGCACGAGCGGCGCGCCGTATCTGCGGAAAATGCTGGACGTGGTGCTGTTTCCTGAGTTGTGGCACGTGCGTACGCTTCTCTAG
- a CDS encoding flavin reductase family protein: MTKRASPPNFDQVAFKLALSQFATGVTVITTRAASGQLIGITASSFNSVSLAPPLVLWSLATRSASMPVFQANSHYVVNVLATSQLDLCKRFATVKGNRFEGVSHAAGDSGMPVLDGALAWFECHNRSRYEEGDHVIFVGEVERCGVHEQAREIAPLVFQNGQFHGLKPL; encoded by the coding sequence ATGACAAAGCGTGCCAGCCCACCCAATTTCGACCAGGTGGCGTTCAAGCTCGCACTCAGCCAGTTTGCCACCGGCGTCACCGTGATCACGACGCGCGCGGCGTCCGGCCAGCTGATCGGCATCACCGCCAGTTCGTTCAATTCGGTGTCGCTTGCGCCGCCGCTCGTGCTGTGGAGTCTCGCGACGCGCTCGGCGTCGATGCCCGTGTTCCAGGCAAACAGTCACTATGTGGTGAACGTGCTCGCGACGTCGCAGCTCGACCTTTGCAAACGCTTCGCGACAGTGAAGGGCAACCGCTTCGAAGGCGTGTCGCATGCGGCCGGCGATTCGGGCATGCCGGTGCTGGACGGGGCGCTTGCCTGGTTCGAGTGCCACAATCGCAGCCGCTACGAAGAAGGCGATCACGTGATTTTCGTGGGCGAGGTCGAGCGTTGCGGCGTCCACGAGCAGGCTCGCGAGATCGCGCCGCTGGTGTTCCAGAACGGTCAGTTCCACGGGTTAAAGCCGCTCTGA
- the kynB gene encoding arylformamidase codes for MTGLWDITPPVDTATPVWPGDTPVGIERVWRMEAGSPVNVARITLSPHTGAHTDAPLHYDADGAAIGKVPLDAYLGRCRVIHCVGASPLVTPRHVAAALDSTLPPRVLLRTYERAPTAVWDSAFCAVAPETIDLLAAHGVRLIGIDTPSLDPQESKTMAAHQRIRAHRMAILEGIVLDEVAAGDYELIALPLRFTTLDASPVRAVLRALPT; via the coding sequence ATGACAGGACTTTGGGACATCACCCCGCCGGTCGACACCGCCACGCCTGTCTGGCCGGGCGATACGCCGGTCGGCATCGAGCGCGTCTGGCGCATGGAAGCCGGCTCGCCGGTGAATGTTGCGCGAATCACACTATCGCCCCACACCGGCGCCCATACCGACGCGCCGCTTCACTACGATGCCGACGGCGCCGCTATCGGCAAGGTACCGCTCGATGCGTACCTTGGACGCTGCCGGGTGATCCACTGCGTCGGCGCGTCGCCCCTGGTGACACCCAGACACGTCGCCGCGGCGCTCGACAGCACCCTCCCGCCACGCGTGCTGCTGCGCACCTACGAACGCGCGCCCACCGCCGTGTGGGACAGCGCGTTCTGCGCGGTCGCGCCGGAAACGATCGATCTGCTCGCGGCGCATGGCGTCCGGCTGATCGGCATCGATACGCCGTCGCTCGATCCGCAGGAATCGAAGACGATGGCCGCCCACCAGCGGATCCGCGCCCATCGCATGGCGATACTCGAAGGCATCGTGCTGGACGAAGTCGCCGCCGGCGACTACGAACTGATCGCGCTGCCCCTCAGGTTCACCACGCTCGACGCGAGCCCGGTGCGTGCCGTGCTGCGTGCCTTGCCCACCTGA
- the kynU gene encoding kynureninase: MNTREDAVALDRADPLAPLRGQFALSPSTIYLDGNSLGVPPAAAAQRAQTVIAAEWGEGLIRSWNSAGWFALPRRLGNKLAPLIGAAHNEVVITDTISINLFKLLSAALKLQNQRDPKRRVIVSERSNFPSDLYIAQGLIEQLDRGYELRLIDDPSELPAALGADTAIAMITHVNYRTGYMHDMTALTKLIHEAGALALWDLAHSAGAVPVDLNGAGADYAVGCTYKYLNGGPGSPAFVWVPHRHQNEFSQPLSGWWGHRAPFEMNPTYQPDEGVGRYLCGTQPMVSMALVESGLDVFLQTDMQAVRRKSLALTDLFIELVESRCSEFPLTLVTPRKHSERGSHASFEHPHGYEVMQALIARGVIGDYREPHVLRFGLTPLYTRFVDVWDAVETLRDVLAHETWHAPEFAARGAVT; encoded by the coding sequence ATGAATACCCGTGAAGATGCTGTAGCGCTCGACCGCGCCGACCCGCTTGCTCCGCTGCGCGGACAGTTTGCCCTCTCACCGTCGACCATCTATCTCGACGGCAATTCGCTCGGCGTGCCGCCGGCGGCTGCCGCGCAACGCGCGCAGACCGTCATCGCCGCCGAATGGGGCGAAGGACTGATCCGCAGCTGGAATAGCGCCGGCTGGTTCGCGCTGCCGCGCCGCCTCGGCAACAAGCTCGCGCCACTGATCGGCGCGGCGCACAACGAAGTGGTCATCACCGACACGATCTCGATCAACCTCTTCAAGCTGCTGTCAGCCGCGTTGAAGCTGCAGAACCAGCGCGATCCGAAGCGGCGCGTGATCGTGTCGGAGCGCTCGAATTTCCCGAGCGATCTGTACATCGCGCAGGGCCTCATCGAACAGCTCGATCGCGGCTACGAATTGCGCCTCATCGATGACCCCTCGGAACTGCCGGCCGCGCTCGGTGCTGATACGGCCATTGCAATGATCACGCACGTGAACTACCGCACCGGCTACATGCACGACATGACGGCGCTCACGAAGCTGATCCATGAGGCAGGCGCGCTTGCGCTGTGGGACCTTGCGCATTCGGCGGGCGCGGTGCCGGTCGATCTGAACGGCGCCGGGGCCGACTATGCGGTTGGCTGCACGTACAAGTATCTGAACGGCGGCCCGGGCTCGCCTGCCTTCGTGTGGGTGCCTCATCGCCACCAGAATGAATTTTCGCAGCCGCTGTCGGGCTGGTGGGGCCATCGCGCGCCGTTCGAGATGAACCCGACGTACCAGCCGGATGAAGGCGTCGGCCGCTATCTGTGCGGCACGCAGCCGATGGTGTCGATGGCGCTCGTGGAATCCGGGCTCGATGTATTTCTGCAGACCGACATGCAGGCGGTCCGCCGGAAGTCGCTTGCGCTCACCGATCTGTTCATCGAACTGGTCGAGTCGCGCTGCAGCGAATTCCCGCTGACGCTCGTGACACCGCGCAAGCACAGCGAGCGCGGCTCGCATGCGAGCTTCGAGCATCCGCACGGTTATGAAGTGATGCAGGCGCTGATCGCGCGCGGCGTGATCGGCGACTATCGCGAGCCACATGTGCTGCGTTTTGGCCTCACGCCGCTCTATACGCGCTTCGTCGATGTGTGGGACGCCGTCGAAACGCTGCGCGACGTCCTCGCCCACGAGACGTGGCATGCACCCGAATTCGCCGCACGCGGCGCAGTGACGTAA
- the msrA gene encoding peptide-methionine (S)-S-oxide reductase MsrA, whose amino-acid sequence MSQASETATLGGGCFWCLEAVFLGVDGVNAVESGYAGGQADHPTYEQVCDGETGHAEVVKVDFDPSRISYREVLDIFFAIHDPTQVNRQGNDVGTQYRSAIFTHSDAQRETAQQAIREVAAEGIYDGQIVTQVLPLDGNYWPAEAYHQNYFAQHPDQGYCSFVVAPKVAKFRQKFAHRIKAG is encoded by the coding sequence ATGAGTCAGGCAAGTGAAACCGCCACCCTGGGCGGCGGGTGTTTCTGGTGTCTTGAAGCCGTGTTTCTGGGCGTCGACGGTGTGAACGCCGTCGAGTCGGGCTATGCGGGCGGCCAGGCCGATCACCCGACTTACGAGCAGGTCTGCGATGGTGAAACCGGTCACGCGGAAGTCGTCAAGGTGGACTTCGATCCGTCGCGGATCAGCTACCGCGAAGTCCTGGATATTTTCTTTGCGATCCACGATCCGACCCAGGTGAACCGCCAGGGCAACGACGTCGGCACGCAGTACCGGTCGGCGATCTTCACGCATTCGGACGCGCAGCGCGAGACGGCGCAGCAGGCCATCCGCGAGGTCGCCGCGGAAGGCATCTACGACGGGCAGATCGTGACGCAGGTGCTGCCGCTCGACGGTAACTACTGGCCGGCTGAGGCGTATCACCAGAACTATTTCGCGCAGCATCCAGATCAGGGTTATTGCTCATTCGTCGTTGCGCCGAAGGTCGCGAAATTCCGTCAGAAGTTTGCGCACCGGATCAAGGCGGGCTAA
- a CDS encoding FGGY-family carbohydrate kinase: MEYVIGIDIGTQSTKALLVDRRGGVIAQHASSYHPDTPKPLWAEQWPSVWFNAVVECIARCVVQAKEQGIAASSIKAVCVSSLYGGSGIPVDSDMRPLYPCLIWMDRRATAEVDWVRGNLDLERLFAITGNSVDSYYGYTKMLWLRQHEPDVWANTRYFLPPNAYVIYLLTGEVAVDHSSAGNIGGVYDIARRDWSAEALDMLGIPATMMPERLVDSSEVVGGLLSQWCGQLGLDAGTPIVAGGVDAAVATFAAGVTRAGQHVAMIGTSMCWGYVNQSVDARHGLISMPHVFNGQRDLYVFGGAITAGASVTWYREQFCHEEVEAARATPHGDPHRLLEDAAARIPAGSDGVMFLPYLMGERSPVWDAKASGAFIGLSLFHTRAHLYRAVLEGVSFALQHNIEAGRKGAQSLDDKLIVVGGAAHSDLWMQIIADVTGYPVYTIKEEVEAAMGAALLAALGVKLVSREDAQGGWVTLVERAQPDPVRKRLYAERFGIYADLYPALKPLMHRLQTA, encoded by the coding sequence ATGGAATACGTGATCGGCATCGACATCGGTACGCAGAGCACCAAGGCGTTGCTGGTCGACCGGCGCGGTGGTGTCATTGCGCAGCACGCAAGCAGCTATCACCCCGATACACCAAAGCCGCTGTGGGCCGAGCAGTGGCCTTCGGTCTGGTTCAACGCGGTGGTCGAATGCATCGCGCGATGCGTCGTGCAGGCGAAAGAGCAGGGGATCGCGGCGAGTTCGATCAAGGCGGTATGCGTGAGCAGCCTGTACGGCGGTTCGGGCATTCCAGTCGATAGCGACATGCGGCCACTGTATCCGTGCCTGATCTGGATGGATCGACGCGCCACCGCGGAAGTGGACTGGGTTCGCGGGAATCTGGACCTGGAGCGTCTCTTTGCGATCACCGGCAACAGCGTCGACAGCTACTACGGCTACACGAAGATGCTCTGGCTGCGCCAGCACGAACCGGACGTGTGGGCGAACACGCGCTACTTCCTGCCGCCGAACGCGTACGTGATCTATCTGCTGACAGGCGAAGTCGCGGTCGATCACAGTTCGGCGGGCAATATCGGCGGCGTGTATGACATCGCGCGGCGCGACTGGTCCGCTGAAGCGCTCGACATGCTGGGCATTCCCGCAACGATGATGCCTGAACGGCTCGTCGATTCATCGGAGGTGGTAGGCGGATTGCTATCGCAATGGTGCGGGCAGTTGGGGCTCGACGCGGGCACGCCGATCGTAGCGGGCGGGGTCGATGCGGCAGTTGCGACGTTTGCAGCAGGCGTGACGCGTGCCGGGCAGCATGTCGCGATGATCGGCACCAGCATGTGCTGGGGTTACGTCAACCAGAGCGTCGACGCGCGCCATGGGCTCATCAGCATGCCGCACGTCTTCAACGGGCAGCGCGACCTCTATGTGTTTGGCGGCGCGATCACGGCTGGCGCATCGGTGACCTGGTATCGCGAGCAGTTTTGTCACGAGGAAGTCGAAGCCGCGCGCGCAACGCCGCACGGCGATCCGCACAGGCTGCTTGAAGACGCCGCGGCGCGGATTCCGGCGGGTTCGGACGGTGTGATGTTCCTGCCCTACCTGATGGGCGAACGCAGCCCGGTCTGGGACGCAAAGGCGAGCGGCGCGTTTATCGGCCTGAGTCTCTTTCATACGCGCGCGCACCTGTACCGTGCGGTGCTCGAAGGCGTCTCGTTCGCGCTCCAGCACAACATCGAAGCGGGACGCAAAGGCGCGCAGTCGCTCGATGACAAACTGATCGTCGTCGGTGGGGCGGCGCATTCGGATCTCTGGATGCAGATCATCGCCGATGTGACTGGCTATCCGGTGTACACGATCAAGGAAGAGGTAGAGGCAGCGATGGGTGCGGCGCTGCTCGCCGCACTTGGAGTGAAGCTCGTGTCGCGTGAAGACGCGCAGGGCGGGTGGGTGACGCTCGTCGAACGCGCGCAGCCCGATCCCGTTCGGAAGAGGCTGTATGCCGAACGTTTTGGCATCTACGCTGATCTGTATCCGGCGTTGAAGCCGCTCATGCATCGCCTGCAAACCGCATGA
- a CDS encoding Lrp/AsnC family transcriptional regulator: MNAISLDATDCRILAVLQHEGRISNLDLAERISLSPSACLRRLRLLEEQGVIERYRACLNREVLGFELEAFVQVSMRNDQENWHERFASAVRDWPEVVGAFVVTGESHYVLRVLAHNLKHYSDFVLSRLYKAPGVMDIRSNIVLQTLKEDSGVPVELVAGAAAK, encoded by the coding sequence ATGAACGCGATCTCGCTCGACGCCACCGATTGCCGTATCCTGGCGGTGCTCCAGCATGAGGGACGGATCAGCAATCTCGATCTGGCGGAACGGATTTCGCTCTCGCCTTCGGCTTGTCTGCGAAGGCTGCGGTTGCTGGAGGAGCAAGGCGTCATCGAACGCTACCGCGCGTGCCTGAACCGTGAAGTACTGGGTTTCGAACTGGAGGCGTTCGTGCAGGTCTCCATGCGCAACGACCAGGAAAACTGGCACGAGCGCTTCGCGTCGGCGGTGCGAGACTGGCCGGAGGTGGTCGGCGCGTTCGTCGTGACGGGCGAAAGCCACTACGTGCTGCGCGTGCTGGCGCACAATCTCAAGCACTATTCGGATTTCGTGCTGAGCCGGCTTTACAAGGCGCCCGGTGTGATGGACATCCGCTCGAACATCGTCCTGCAGACGCTCAAGGAAGATTCAGGCGTGCCGGTGGAACTGGTAGCCGGGGCGGCCGCGAAGTAG